In the Catenovulum adriaticum genome, TTAATTTAAAAATCAACGATAAAATTAAAATAGTATAAAGAGTTTAATAGATGAGCTCTTTATACTGATTAGACTGTTTCAAAAAAGTCAGTTAATTTTTGTTGCGTCTGTTCTATTTCATTATTATCCAGTGGCGCTACAAAAATAGTGTCATCACCTGCAATGGTACCCAATACCCCTAAATCATGATTTAGCGAATCTAACATTCTTGCTATCAGTTGCGCTGCACCTGGAGACGTTTTAATAATGATAAGTGATTGGTTTCTATTTACACTTAATACGAGTTGCTTTAATGGACTTTCAGTTGTGGGTATGCCTAGTTCAGGCGGTAAACAGTAAACCATCTCTTGTTTTGCGTTACGAGCCCTCACAGCTCCAAAACGGCTTAATAGCCTAGACACTTTAGATTGGCTTACATTATCAAAACCTTGCTCTTTTAATGCTTCAACGATATCAGCTTGTGATGAAAAATTTTGTTCTTTTAATAAAATTTTGAATGCTTTTAATAGGTTGTCTTGTTTATCTAACTGAGTCACTTAGTTATCCATTTACTATTTAAATTGCTAGCACGTACAAAGTTGAAATGTGTTAAGTTGCGCTATTGAGAGTTGAAAGTACCGTGTTTTTTATGCTTTTATTTCGACCTCAATGAAAGCATAAAAAACGCCAGTTTATCATTTTAACTTAAGATTAAGTGATTTAGTGTTTAATTAAGTTAATTAAATGGCTCGGCAACCACTTTATTACGGCCACTTTTTTTGGCTAAATACAATAATTCATCAGCCTTTTTTTGTAAACTTTCAACTGATTGTTCGCGGCTGGGAATTATGCAGCTTACACCTAAGCTTACGGTAACCTGTTTAGCTTTAGCGTATTCGTGCTCTAAGTTAAGTGAGTAAACTGCTTGGCGAATGTTGTCGGCAATTGTGCGTGCAAAAGCGAGTGTGCAATCAGGCAATAAAACGACAAATTCCTCTCCGCCATATCGGGCGA is a window encoding:
- the argR gene encoding transcriptional regulator ArgR is translated as MTQLDKQDNLLKAFKILLKEQNFSSQADIVEALKEQGFDNVSQSKVSRLLSRFGAVRARNAKQEMVYCLPPELGIPTTESPLKQLVLSVNRNQSLIIIKTSPGAAQLIARMLDSLNHDLGVLGTIAGDDTIFVAPLDNNEIEQTQQKLTDFFETV